The genomic stretch AACCACGTGTCTTTTTCCCTCCAGCATGGAGATCTCCTCTCACCAGTCCCACCTCCTGCAACAACTGAACGAGCAGCGCAGGCAAGATGTCTTTTGTGATTGCAGCATTCTGGTTGAAGGGAAGGTCTTCAAAGCGCATCGAAATGTATTATTTGCTAGCAGTGGCTATTTCAAAATGCTTCTTTCTCAGAATTCAAAGGAGACCAGTCAACCCACTACAGCTACATTTCAGGCTTTCTCCCCCGACACTTTTACGGTTATCCTGGACTTCGTCTATTCCGGCAAACTCTCTCTTACTGGTCAGAATGTCATAGAAGTGATGTCAGCTGCTAGCTTCCTTCAGATGACTGATGTCATTAGTGTATGTAAGACCTTTATTAAATCTTCACTAGACATTAGCGAGAAAGAAAAAGATCGCTATTTCAGTCTCTCCGATAAAGATGCTAATTCTAACGGTATAGAACGTTCCTCCTTTTATAGTGGTAGCTGGCAAGAAGAAAGCggttctccacattctcacctaAGCCCAGATCAAGGAACGGGTATAATAAGTGGGAAATCTTGGAGCAAGTATAGTTACCATCCAGCCTCCCAAAGGAACACCCAACAACCTTTGGCCAAGCACGAACAAAGGAAAGATTCCATTAAAAAGTCCAAACATTGGAGGTTGTCACAGCCTTCTGAAGTTGCTCATTATAAGTCTAGCAAACGAGAAGCTCGGACATCGGATTCTTCCGGCCACATTTCCCAGTCAGAAGAACAAGCACAAGTTGATGCTGACATGGACTCTACTCCTGTTGGCTATCCGTATGGTCCAGGATCTGATGTCACATCCAGAAGCTTTCCAGGTACCCCAAAAAAGCATCAGTCCTCTCAATGAGTTTCTAAGACTCCTATACAAATCAGTCCTATCTCAACATGCCCTTACTTTGAAGTGTTGCAGGCAGTTAtaccaagagatttttttttaagtcctactTCTCTAATGAAATTTACTGTATaagacataaatttaaatttttaactaaaaataatattaGCTAAATTTGAGAATAGTCAAAACTTAACAGACTTCTGAGGTGCAAAGCCCAAGATTTCCAAACCTGTGTCAACAGATGATTAGATCACTGTTAAGTGTTTAAAGCTGTCTTCTAAATGGTTTAAATCCCTAAGGGGCCACTTtaaataggttattttttttctgagtattcACTCGGGAGGAGTACTTTTATAGAGAAAAGTTAAACAGAGCAACCATGTGAACTTACAAAGGTTCACAGACCCAAGACCTACCAGAAATGAAACTACATctgattttattgagatataaatacataattaaaaaaaaaaaaacttaacacaCAACCCATAACATTGACACTGTAATCCTATATGCAACAATAATATGAGACATCTCATTTTTATGATAGTAGTAAAATGCAGAAAGATTATTATGTAGGTTGTTGGTTTCAGTaattctcccctccctgccataGAGAACAGGGATTAGAAatgcatgtcatttttttttatgtttatttgtttttgagagagagagacagactgtgagtaagggagggacacagagagagggacacagaatcagaagcaggttccaggctctgagctgtcagcacagagctcgacgtggggctcgaacccatgaactgtgggatcatgacccgagccaaagtcagaagctcaactgactgagccacccaggtgccccagaaatgcaTGTCATAATCAGGCAGCAAATTAATTAATCAAGTAGCAAATTTGCTTAATAGTTTAcatgtgaatttaaatttttttttttttaacgtttattttttttgagacagagagagacagagcatgaacgggggagggtcagagagagggagacacagaatctgaaacaggttccaggctctgagctgtcagcacagagcccgacgcggggctcgaactcacggaccgcgagatcatgacctgagccgaagtcagacgcctaaccgactgagccacccaggcgccccttacatgtgaatttaaaggaaaatcataAGATGAAACTCCTACTGATTTTAAGATTcagattatatatttaattttttttttaatttaggaaaatttcaaacatataaaaaagtaaagagaatagcATAATTCACCTCCATGTACCCCATTACCCAGTTTGAACAACTTCCGACTCATGGtcaatcttgtttcatctgtatCACTACTTCTCACCcccccctttattattatttttttaagtttatttattttgagagcgagagagagacaaagcatgagtgggggtgaggcagagagagagggagagagagaatctcaagcaggctctaatgcaggacttgatctcacaaaccatgagatcatgacctgagccgaaatcaagagccagacacttaactgactaagccacctaagcATCcctccctttattatttttaagcaaatataaCACATCGTaagttttcatctgtaaatatttcagaaagtgtCCCTAAaatatagtcttttaaaaaaacccactacaATACCATAATTGTACCTAAACAAAATTAACAGTTTCTTAACATCAGTAAATAGCCAGTCAGTATTCACATTTCCTGGGTTgtcacataaatttttaaaaataattcggttgtgggtgcttgggtggctcagtggttaagcatccgactcttgatttcagctcaggtcattttctcacggttcgtgggttccagccctgcatcatcAGGTTCaatgctgacaacacggagcctgcttgagattctctgtccctttgtctctgcctctcccccatgctcactcacatgcacattctttctctaaatacataaataaacttaaaaaaaaaaaacaaacaattcagtTGTAGATAAGATACCTTAAAATAATAGGCaaccaaggggctcctgggtggctctgttggttgaacgtctgactggctcaggtcacgatctcaaggttcctgagttcaagccctgcattgggctcactgctgccagtgcagagcccgcttctgatcctctgaccccttctctctgcccctcccctgctcgcccgcTTTCTCtcgaaaagaaacattaaaaaaaaataataggcaaCCGGATTGATCTTTACTAACCACGTTTTTCTGTAGTACTAACCTGAAAAGACATGAAATTATATCCTATTACAGAGCTTACTAAAAGTCCTGCTGAGCTCTGACCATTGACCAAGGCATACTGGTAACAGAGCAAAAATGAGAAATCTCTATTGAgttttaaaacagcaaaagaCTGATCTTTTCTCTGTTTATGCTCTGTACTTCTGTAATTCTAGGCTATGTTAACCTAACTTCAGTAATGAACAGCTGAATTTAACAGCTATTAAATTGATGAAATTTGCCTCCAATCATAACTAACATCTTGAATACatatgagttttatttatttttttaagtttatatatatgtatatatatgtttttgttttgttttgttttgcttttagtaatctctatgccccacatggggcttgaactcatgaccccgagatcaagagttgcatgctgtactgactaagccatccaggcaccccgtgaatacagttttattaaaaaaaatttttttttaatatatttttttttttttaagagagagagacagagacagagtgccagcaggggagggacagagagggggagacacagaatccaaagcaggctccaggctctgagccatcaggacagaacccaacacagggctcaagcccacaaactgtgagatcatgacctgagctgaagtgagatgcttaaccgactgagccacccaggcgccctttttttacgtttttcttttgaatacatgagttttaaaacaaaaaattaaatatccttgtcattttttcacctttaaaagtACTACAACtgtatgaaaagaaaaggcaagaggataaaaataggtaaataaatggggcgcctgggtggcgcagtcggttaagcgtctgacttcagctcaggtcacgatctcgcgctccctgagttcgagccccgcgtcgggctctgggctgatggctcggagcctggagcctgcttccgattctgtgtctccctctctctctgcccctcccccgttcatgctctgtctctctctgtcttaaaaataaataaacgttaaagaaaaaaattaaaaaaaaataggtaaataaaaaagTCACTTAAAAGCTATAATATTAAATACTTTTACTTCGGATTGTATCTCCAGTTTTAAAATCCAGCACTACCTTTTGACATTTCAAATCTAGTGACTCTACAACACTGAGTAGAAAGATAAGGGTGAGAGTCAGTTAACCCTGACTTTGTAAATATATCAAATACTGAAGTTACAGTTCTGGACTCAGGATCACATTAATGATCTAGtcttaataaaatttctttcttggggcgcctggatggttcagtgaAGCGGCccactgactcctgatttccgttcaggtcacgatcccagggtcgtgggatagagccccgagtccagctccgtgctgagtgtggagcctgcttgagattctctctctccctctccctctgcctctcccctgcttgcttgcactctctctctctctcaaaataaaaaaattaacattaaaaaaaaggaaaaataaataaaagacataaatgcaatttcttccttctccttttctcctgccTTTCGAAGACGGGACTCACCAACTCCTTTGGGATTCTTCGTGTTATACAATTGTTATGATGAACTTTCCAGTAATTTAATCAAACTGTCTCCTGACAGATGATCTGCCCAGGATGCGGTTCAAGTGCCCGTACTGCACACACGTGGTGAAGCGGAAAGCAGACCTCAAGCGCCACCTTCGCTGCCATACGGGAGAAAGGCCCTATCCGTGTCAAGCTTGTGGGAAAAGATTTAGCAGGCTGGACCATCTAAGTAGCCATTTCCGAAcagtatgtatataattttt from Panthera leo isolate Ple1 chromosome C1, P.leo_Ple1_pat1.1, whole genome shotgun sequence encodes the following:
- the ZBTB8A gene encoding zinc finger and BTB domain-containing protein 8A isoform X1, translating into MGQPLSCNMSMEISSHQSHLLQQLNEQRRQDVFCDCSILVEGKVFKAHRNVLFASSGYFKMLLSQNSKETSQPTTATFQAFSPDTFTVILDFVYSGKLSLTGQNVIEVMSAASFLQMTDVISVCKTFIKSSLDISEKEKDRYFSLSDKDANSNGIERSSFYSGSWQEESGSPHSHLSPDQGTGIISGKSWSKYSYHPASQRNTQQPLAKHEQRKDSIKKSKHWRLSQPSEVAHYKSSKREARTSDSSGHISQSEEQAQVDADMDSTPVGYPYGPGSDVTSRSFPDDLPRMRFKCPYCTHVVKRKADLKRHLRCHTGERPYPCQACGKRFSRLDHLSSHFRTIHQACKLICRKCKRHVTDLTGQVVQEGTRRYRLCNECLAEVGIDSLPIDLEAEQHLMSPSDGDKDSRWHLSEDENRSYVEIVEDGSADLVIQQVDDSEEEEEKEIKPNIR
- the ZBTB8A gene encoding zinc finger and BTB domain-containing protein 8A isoform X2, which produces MEISSHQSHLLQQLNEQRRQDVFCDCSILVEGKVFKAHRNVLFASSGYFKMLLSQNSKETSQPTTATFQAFSPDTFTVILDFVYSGKLSLTGQNVIEVMSAASFLQMTDVISVCKTFIKSSLDISEKEKDRYFSLSDKDANSNGIERSSFYSGSWQEESGSPHSHLSPDQGTGIISGKSWSKYSYHPASQRNTQQPLAKHEQRKDSIKKSKHWRLSQPSEVAHYKSSKREARTSDSSGHISQSEEQAQVDADMDSTPVGYPYGPGSDVTSRSFPDDLPRMRFKCPYCTHVVKRKADLKRHLRCHTGERPYPCQACGKRFSRLDHLSSHFRTIHQACKLICRKCKRHVTDLTGQVVQEGTRRYRLCNECLAEVGIDSLPIDLEAEQHLMSPSDGDKDSRWHLSEDENRSYVEIVEDGSADLVIQQVDDSEEEEEKEIKPNIR